The following is a genomic window from Rhizobium sp. NRK18.
AAGAGAGGGGGGCGTTTGCAAATTGCGATGTCCTTACCCACCAGCCCTCAACTTCCGGAAATGAAAGATCCGCCCGATCGTGTTCAGCAGCACCTGCGCGGCGAGGATCGCAGTGGTGCCGGTGTGGTCGTAGTCGGGTGCGACCTCGACGAGGTCTATGCCGACGACGTTGCCGCGTTCGGCGAGGCCGGCGATGATGTCGAGAACCTCGTAATAGAGGAAGCCGCCGTGGCTTGGCGTGCCGGTGCCCGGCGCGATCGATGGATCGAAACCGTCGATGTCGATCGTCAGATAGTAGTTCACGCCTTCCGGAATGCGGGCAAGCAGCGCCTCGGTGCCGAGCCTGCGGGCGCCGCGAACGGTGATGATGTCCGATCCCATTGAGATCGCGGTTTCATAGCCTTCCTTCGCGGTCGAGGAGACATTGCGGATGCCGATCTGCGAGAGGCCGGTGACGTAATCCTTCTCGGCCGCGCGGCGCATCGGGTTGCCGTGACCGTTGCGCACGCCGTGCCGTTCGTCGACGAAGTCGAGATGGGCGTCGATCTGCACGAGATGGATCGGGCCCTGATCGGAAAAGGCATTGATGCAGGGGATGTTGATCGAATGGTCGCCGCCCAGCACGACCGGCAGCGCGCCGGCCGCAAGGATGGCCCGCACACCCTTTTCGATATTGGCGTGGCTCATTTCGGTGTTGGTGTGGATGATGTCGGCATCGCCGATGTCGACGATCGTCACGTCGTCGAGATAGGTAACGCCGTCGTCATGGTCATAGGCGCCGGCATGGCCGAAGGAAAACAGTGTCGAGGCCTCGCGGATCGCCCGCGGTCCGAAACGCGCGCCGGCCCGCCATTGCGTGCCGAAATCGAAGGGCGCGCCCATGACGGCGACATCGGCGGCAATCTTCGACCAGTCCGGTTCGTATGGACGTTTGCCGAAGGTGGAAATGCCGACGAAGGGCAGGTTCAACCGTCCGGAGTCGTAGCTGTTTTTCGTCATGCGCAATCCTTTGCCATCCCGATGTGCTGCGAGAGGGAAGGTCGCACCGGTTAGGCGGGTGGGCAAGTGGGATTTGCGAATGTCGGAAATCGCGGTGAGAGGACAGTCTCTGTCGCTCACGCGCAATTGACAGGCGGCAGGGGAATCCATAATCATCATTAATTACGGATGGTTCCCGAGCGGCAAGCGCCAATCGGGATCAAAAGGGAATGTGACGGGACGGACCCAAGCAGGGCGTTCCAATCGCAGCCGACCCCGCGACTGTA
Proteins encoded in this region:
- the speB gene encoding agmatinase — its product is MTKNSYDSGRLNLPFVGISTFGKRPYEPDWSKIAADVAVMGAPFDFGTQWRAGARFGPRAIREASTLFSFGHAGAYDHDDGVTYLDDVTIVDIGDADIIHTNTEMSHANIEKGVRAILAAGALPVVLGGDHSINIPCINAFSDQGPIHLVQIDAHLDFVDERHGVRNGHGNPMRRAAEKDYVTGLSQIGIRNVSSTAKEGYETAISMGSDIITVRGARRLGTEALLARIPEGVNYYLTIDIDGFDPSIAPGTGTPSHGGFLYYEVLDIIAGLAERGNVVGIDLVEVAPDYDHTGTTAILAAQVLLNTIGRIFHFRKLRAGG